A region from the Aegilops tauschii subsp. strangulata cultivar AL8/78 chromosome 5, Aet v6.0, whole genome shotgun sequence genome encodes:
- the LOC109734965 gene encoding uncharacterized protein, with protein sequence MLAMRWPWPPAARKFSVRLVVRRAEGLPLAPATDADAEARMAVELKWKGPKARWKGLRVCRNRTRLEAPAPAVDAEFSAAAVAWEEEFEDVVTLTAVSHRKPAAAFHPWDLFFSVLNDSNKGPKGEVILGTASLNLADYTSPAEEEIEIILPLSVPNGTPESSPSLHLTLSLVELRLPQQSPDAAQRSVACVPLSPSSGDSVPSGKDEHSVIKAGLRKVKIITDLVSTRRSKKAKREDDSSDKYVHSDGAEYPCVIDSDDDLDDRQRDDDLGGSTVRKSFSYGSLQSVNVAGGLFYAHARIDGEHEDWIYYSHRKSDAGYHVEKEPSSTSEENSSVVIPRKRSILPWRKVKLPKKGEPLLKNKNGEEGGDDIDYDRRLLTSSDESVSGGSSGSVSTMESVFGDDNFVVGNWESKEVLSRDGHLKLSTQVFFASIDQRSERAAGESACTALVAVIADWFQANQELMPIRSQFDSLIREGSLEWRKLCENETYRERFSDKHFDLETVLHAKIRPLTVAPNKSFVGFFQPESAEDGSGFDFLDGAMSFDNIWEEISQAAEASTEKPTLYVVSWNDHFFVLKVEADAYYIIDTLGERLYEGCNQAYILKFDDNTTIHKEPAEKKEGSPDSSAHQKDSAESSSTEQDSGTDDTEESVLVLKGKEACKEYIKSFLAAIPIRELQADIKKGLMASTPLHHRLQIEFHYTEACPREIALPAPPPAIEAPFEFCWPDPPPAMEFPLAPAVAVV encoded by the exons ATGTTGGCGATGCGGTGGCCGTGGCCGCCGGCGGCGAGGAAGTTCAGCGTGCGGCTGGTGGTGCGGCGGGCGGAGGGCCTGCCCCTTGCCCCCGCGACGGACGCGGATGCGGAGGCCAGGATGGCCGTCGAGCTCAAGTGGAAGGGCCCCAAGGCCAGGTGGAAGGGCCTCCGGGTCTGCCGCAACCGCACGCGCTTGgaggcgccggcgccggcggtgGATGCGGAATTCTCCGCGGCGGCCGTGGCATGGGAAGAGGAGTTCGAGGACGTGGTCACCCTCACCGCGGTCTCGCACCGCAAGCCCGCCGCCGCGTTCCACCCCTGGGACCTCTTCTTCTCCGTCCTCAAT GATTCAAATAAAGGCCCAAAAGGTGAAGTAATTTTGGGAACTGCATCACTGAACTTAGCAGATTACACATCTCCTGCTGAAGAGGAAATTGAGATTATCCTCCCATTATCGGTGCCCAATGGCACACCTGAGTCTTCCCCATCACTTCAT CTCACTCTGAGTTTGGTGGAACTAAGACTTCCTCAGCAATCACCAGATGCAGCACAGCGTTCTGTTGCTTGTGTCCCATTGTCACCATCTTCTGGTGACTCTGTTCCTTCTGGAAAAGATGAGCATTCTGTTATTAAAGCTGGGCTGAGAAAGGTGAAAATCATCACAGATCTTGTGTCGACTCGGAGGTCTAAGAAGGCTAAGAGAGAGGATGACAGCAGTGATAAGTATGTTCATAGTGACGGCGCCGAATACCCTTGTGTTATTGACTCTGATGATGATCTAGATGATAGACAGAGGGATGATGACTTAGGGGGTTCAACTGTCAGGAAGTCCTTCAGCTATGGTTCGCTGCAGTCTGTGAATGTAGCTGGTGGCCTCTTTTATGCACATGCAAGGATTGATGGAGAGCATGAGGACTGGATATATTACAGTCACCGTAAATCTGACGCCGGCTATCATGTAGAGAAAGAGCCATCATCCACTTCGGAGGAGAATTCCTCTGTAGTTATTCCGCGAAAAAGGAGCATACTTCCTTGGAGAAAGGTCAAACTGCCGAAGAAAGGGGAACCCTTGTTGAAGAACAAGAATGGCGAAGAGGGTGGCGATGATATTGACTATGATCGTCGGCTATTAACCTCTTCTGATGAATCCGTTTCCGGG GGATCAAGTGGTTCTGTTAGTACTATGGAGTCAGTATTTGGCGATGACAATTTTGTTGTGGGGAACTGGGAGTCAAAGGAGGTACTTAGTCGTGATGGGCATTTGAAGCTTTCCACCCAGGTGTTCTTCGCATCAATAGACCAGAGGAGTGAACGGGCTGCTGGGGAGAGTGCCTGCACCGCACTGGTGGCTGTAATTGCGGACTGGTTCCAGGCAAACCAGGAGCTAATGCCAATCCGCTCACAGTTTGACAGCCTCATCCGAGAAGGGTCTCTAGAGTGGAGAaaactttgtgagaatgagaccTATAGAGAGCGCTTCTCCGACAAGCACTTTGATCTTGAGACAGTACTTCATGCCAAGATCCGCCCACTCACAGTTGCTCCTAACAAGTCATTCGTTGGTTTTTTCCAGCCTGAAAGTGCAGAGGATGGCAGTGGGTTTGACTTCCTTGATGGTGCCATGTCATTCGATAACATCTGGGAAGAGATCAGCCAAGCAGCGGAGGCTTCTACTGAGAAGCCTACCCTTTATGTTGTCAGCTGGAACGACCATTTTTTCGTCCTCAAGGTCGAGGCTGACGCATACTACATCATCGATACACTTGGTGAGAGGCTGTACGAAGGTTGCAACCAGGCATACATCTTGAAGTTCGATGACAACACCACAATTCACAAAGAGCCCGCTGAAAAGAAAGAAGGCAGCCCTGATTCCAGCGCACACCAGAAGGATTCTGCAGAAAGCTCCTCCACCGAGCAGGACAGCGGAACCGACGACACTGAGGAGAGCGTGCTCGTGCTCAAGGGCAAGGAGGCATGCAAGGAGTACATCAAGAGCTTCCTGGCCGCCATCCCGATCCGCGAGCTCCAGGCCGACATCAAGAAGGGGCTCATGGCGTCGACGCCGCTGCACCACCGCCTCCAGATCGAGTTCCACTACACCGAGGCGTGCCCCCGAGAGATCGCCCTCCCGGCCCCGCCGCCCGCGATCGAAGCCCCCTTCGAGTTTTGCTGGCCCGACCCGCCGCCTGCCATGGAGTTTCCCCTGGCACCTGCAGTCGCCGTTGTATAG